Proteins co-encoded in one Prosthecobacter debontii genomic window:
- a CDS encoding DUF6882 domain-containing protein has translation MGLFESIFGKKIADQITPESDKRYNAFLNQSLVELKARNQLAMDDHGLGMFDEWSLNQDEGILRFLDEQGNIRIETPVVILGTYSSQTATWMWGWANRSLVPGLTAATCAVRDYGESNSMEDFTQSKIECDEGEAWAFAAAAWKLLGGSGVYRGPSGALGGRLYISSHEGYHFLSSREMIEATDQPRGERGTRGNRWGSMPESPFAHFNHHRRPGGVGSA, from the coding sequence ATGGGACTATTCGAGTCTATTTTCGGCAAGAAGATCGCAGACCAGATTACGCCTGAGTCCGACAAGCGATATAATGCATTTCTGAACCAGTCGCTCGTAGAACTCAAGGCCCGGAATCAGCTTGCCATGGATGATCATGGCTTGGGGATGTTTGACGAGTGGTCACTGAATCAGGATGAGGGCATCTTGCGGTTCTTAGACGAGCAGGGCAACATCCGCATCGAAACGCCAGTTGTGATCCTGGGCACTTACTCAAGTCAGACAGCCACCTGGATGTGGGGATGGGCGAACAGATCTCTAGTTCCCGGACTGACTGCGGCGACTTGCGCCGTCAGAGACTACGGCGAATCCAACAGCATGGAGGATTTTACTCAGTCAAAGATCGAGTGCGATGAGGGGGAGGCATGGGCTTTCGCTGCAGCCGCGTGGAAGTTGCTCGGTGGTTCCGGTGTTTATCGGGGGCCCTCGGGGGCCCTCGGGGGCAGGTTATACATTTCTTCTCATGAAGGATATCACTTCCTATCCAGCAGGGAGATGATCGAAGCCACCGACCAACCAAGGGGGGAACGAGGCACAAGAGGCAACCGCTGGGGCTCCATGCCAGAGTCGCCTTTCGCTCATTTCAACCATCACCGCCGCCCCGGCGGGGTTGGCTCAGCTTAA
- a CDS encoding helix-turn-helix domain-containing protein: MERAIVLILKNERLRAGISATQLAAQIGVARTTITHLESDDARPTFWVLKKIADGLGLDFGACVIRAQKEAKK, from the coding sequence ATGGAACGCGCTATCGTCTTGATTCTCAAGAACGAACGTTTGCGCGCGGGGATTTCTGCAACCCAACTGGCGGCGCAAATTGGCGTGGCCAGAACCACTATCACCCATCTTGAAAGCGATGATGCGCGGCCCACTTTTTGGGTTTTGAAAAAGATCGCTGATGGGTTGGGGTTGGATTTTGGAGCCTGTGTTATTCGCGCGCAAAAAGAAGCAAAAAAATAG
- a CDS encoding IS1595 family transposase: MEAPLTHLEAIVFFSNQENCHNYLMSKRWPDGQVICPHCISKNVGGFSRSRRIWNCKDCRKQFSIKVGTIFENSPLGLDKWLAAMWIIANAKNGASSCELARTLGITQKSAWFMGHRIRLAFQQGSIDKLKGTVEADETFVGMKASNMHKSKRREKVKGTGPIAMIPIFGALERGTEDRPSQVRLKVLNSRKRPDIHGGVSEFVEDGSKLYTDALRSYNGLNERYTHKTVDHAFCYVMGDVHTNGMENFWSLLKRTIKGTYICPSRRHLFRYLDEQAFRFNERTGNDSNRFDLAVSEVSGKRIRYRELISKSA; this comes from the coding sequence ATGGAAGCGCCGCTCACCCATCTAGAGGCCATCGTTTTCTTCTCAAACCAAGAGAATTGCCATAACTACCTCATGTCTAAAAGGTGGCCTGATGGGCAAGTTATCTGTCCTCATTGTATATCTAAAAATGTGGGGGGCTTTAGCCGTTCGCGCCGCATCTGGAATTGCAAAGACTGCCGCAAACAGTTTTCAATTAAGGTGGGGACGATCTTCGAGAACTCGCCTCTTGGCCTAGACAAATGGTTGGCTGCAATGTGGATCATAGCCAATGCCAAAAACGGCGCTTCATCTTGTGAGTTAGCCCGCACTTTAGGAATCACTCAGAAGTCTGCTTGGTTCATGGGCCATCGCATCCGTTTGGCTTTCCAACAAGGGAGTATCGACAAGCTGAAGGGGACGGTAGAAGCTGATGAAACTTTTGTCGGCATGAAAGCGAGCAACATGCATAAATCCAAGCGGCGCGAAAAAGTTAAAGGAACTGGGCCGATTGCTATGATTCCAATCTTTGGTGCGCTAGAAAGGGGGACGGAAGACAGGCCTTCACAAGTTCGCCTCAAAGTTTTAAACTCTCGCAAACGGCCTGACATTCATGGCGGCGTGTCTGAGTTTGTTGAGGATGGATCAAAACTCTACACTGATGCCCTCAGGTCTTACAATGGCTTGAACGAACGATATACGCACAAGACGGTGGATCATGCTTTTTGTTATGTCATGGGCGACGTTCACACAAACGGCATGGAAAACTTTTGGAGTCTTTTGAAGCGCACAATTAAGGGTACCTACATTTGCCCTAGCCGCCGCCATCTTTTCCGATATTTAGATGAGCAGGCCTTTAGATTTAACGAGAGAACGGGCAATGATTCCAACCGCTTTGATTTGGCGGTTTCAGAAGTATCTGGCAAGAGAATCAGATACAGGGAACTGATCTCGAAAAGTGCTTAA
- a CDS encoding barstar family protein, which produces MKIATIDLTTVTGWESFHELFAQLFDSPDYYGRNMDAWIDCMKDFAVGESSLRLDLKGMRALKTRCPEIYEALNECSAFINYRSAESGGDSVIALCYGHT; this is translated from the coding sequence ATGAAGATCGCCACAATAGACCTGACGACGGTCACCGGATGGGAGTCTTTCCACGAACTCTTCGCCCAGTTGTTCGACTCTCCAGACTACTATGGCCGGAACATGGATGCGTGGATCGACTGCATGAAGGATTTTGCTGTTGGAGAGAGCAGCCTGCGTCTCGACCTCAAGGGGATGAGGGCACTGAAGACCCGTTGCCCTGAGATTTACGAAGCCCTCAATGAGTGCTCAGCGTTTATCAATTATCGGTCGGCAGAGTCTGGTGGAGATTCCGTTATTGCGCTTTGCTATGGACACACATGA